The Syntrophorhabdaceae bacterium genomic interval GGCTGACTTCAAGGCGCTCCTTCTTACCTTCTTTGGCACCGCATAGCGGTAATCCTTCGGTTTCGGACCGAATACAGAACCGCCGCCCGGCATCAGCGGTGACCTTGAGGTGCCCTGTCTCGCCCTTCCGGTCCCTTTCTGTTTGTAGGGTTTTCTCCCCCCGCCTCTTACTTCTTTCCTTGTCTTTACCGATGCCGTACCACTTCTCCTGTTCGTAAGCTGCATCTTTACCACGTCATGAATAAGGTGAGGTTTCACCTCGCAGTTGAAGATCGCATCGCTGATCTCAACCTCTCCGACTTTTGCTCCCTCAGTATTCAATATATCCACTAATGCCATACCTGCTCCTACGATTTTATCTCCACGTCTACACCCGCAGCCAGTTCAAGCTTCATCAATGCGTCCACGGTCTGCTGTGTCGGTTCAACGATATCTATCAATCGTTTATGCGTTCTTATCTCAAACTGTTCCCTCGATTTTTTGTCTATATGCGGGGATCTTAATACACAGTATTTCTGTATCTTTGTCGGCAATGGCACCGGTCCGACCACCTGCGCCCCCGTTTTCTTTGCCGCTTCAACTATCTCCTTAACCGATT includes:
- the rplD gene encoding 50S ribosomal protein L4; the protein is MALVDILNTEGAKVGEVEISDAIFNCEVKPHLIHDVVKMQLTNRRSGTASVKTRKEVRGGGRKPYKQKGTGRARQGTSRSPLMPGGGSVFGPKPKDYRYAVPKKVRRSALKSALTVRHTGSNMKVLDKLELQGISTRSFNGIMKTLNLTKPLFIIEKKDEVVERSARNIPYVKILKYNGLNVYDIIRHDQLVLTIDALRKIEEVLAS
- the rpsJ gene encoding 30S ribosomal protein S10, translated to MRQRIRICLKAFDHRLLDQSVKEIVEAAKKTGAQVVGPVPLPTKIQKYCVLRSPHIDKKSREQFEIRTHKRLIDIVEPTQQTVDALMKLELAAGVDVEIKS